In Nicotiana tabacum cultivar K326 chromosome 19, ASM71507v2, whole genome shotgun sequence, one DNA window encodes the following:
- the LOC107820623 gene encoding ceramide synthase LOH2, with the protein MDSIWANNAAPAPSHFFYVIYFAFGFVGVRFILDRFIFRRLAIWLLHLGTAHLKNDEATRGKIVKCSESMWKLAYYGTIEFCVLKVAYHEPWFLDVKEYFRGWPNQELSSGIKLIYMCQCGFYVYSIAALLVWETRRKDFAVMMSHHIVTVILISYSYISSFFRIGIVILALHDASDVFLEAAKVFKYSEKELGASILFGFFAVSWFVLRLVFFPFWVIRSSSYYLCEVLKLSEAYSTVLYYIFNTMLLTLLVFHLYWWILICSMIMRQLKNRGKVGEDIRSDSEDDD; encoded by the exons ATGGACTCGATTTGGGCGAACAATGCTGCCCCCGCCCCTTCTCATTTCTTCTATGTCATTTACTTCGCTTTTGGTTTCGTTGGAGTCAGATTCATCCTTGACAGATTCATTTTTCGT AGACTAGCAATTTGGTTGCTGCATCTGGGAACCGCCCATCTGAAGAATGATGAGGCTACAAGAGGAAAAATTGTTAAATGCTCTGAATCCATGTGGAAACTTGCTTATTATGGCACTATTGAGTTTTGTGTCCTGAAAGTTGCATATCATGAGCCATGGTTCCTAGATGTGAAGGAATATTTCAGGGGCTGGCCAAATCAAGAGCTATC GTCTGGCATAAAACTTATCTATATGTGCCAATGTGGGTTCTACGTCTATTCCATTGCTGCGCTCCTTGTTTGGGAAACACGACGGAAAGACTTTGCTGTTATGATGTCTCATCACATAGTGACAGTTATTCTGATTTCATACTCATATATTTCAAG CTTCTTTCGGATCGGGATAGTTATTCTTGCATTACATGATGCAAGTGATGTCTTTCTTGAAGCTGCCAAAGTGTTTAAATATTCGGAGAAGGAGCTTGGAGCTAGCATATTATTTGGTTTTTTTGCTGTCTCCTGGTTTGTACTTAGGCTGGTTTTCTTTCCATTTTGGGTCATACGATCCTCAAG CTATTATTTATGTGAGGTTTTGAAGTTGTCAGAGGCATACAGTACAGTGCTATACTACATCTTCAACACAATGCTGTTGACCCTACTTGTGTTCCACCTGTATTGGTGGATTCTCATATGTTCAATGATCATGAGACAATTAAAAAATAGAGGGAAGGTTGGGGAAGATATAAGATCTG ATTCGGAAGATGACGACTAA